In Lathyrus oleraceus cultivar Zhongwan6 chromosome 2, CAAS_Psat_ZW6_1.0, whole genome shotgun sequence, the DNA window ttatccaggttaacattctttttcggtattcagaccgactctcaccgtaccagacggattcttctttcaagaccacctctttgccgattctgacaggcattgttacttcacttcacttcactgtaaattttcgggcttttattgtattcaatcccttgatacctcgaaagtacgaaagccgctgctatcttcttttcgggtctccagttgattgaataggggcagctgtaataccctaaaatttacccttcatttttcttggaggcatgggattatgtttacccctcattcatgcattcatttttaggtcatttaacatttcatattgcatttcatcatgtcaatcagaattagctccaagaagcttgaatatcatccaagacactttgtgggttctatctgggtgatcagtcaacacaagggaatgacttgagttacttccaacatgtgCAAATaaggtctattcatcattcaaagcattaatcttaaaggaacaaaggtccagtgcaCAGGTTACCAAGTTGGGAAAGATGAAttgagttgtcatgctcgctaggcgagcagaatggttcgcctagcgaatctgaactgtcatgctcgctaggcgagcagatccttcgtTAGGCGAAGCTCACgcatttttaaaaaaaaataaaaaataacagaaaaatcttagacttggacctctctcatttgagcccacaaagccacgaaatTAGGCTATATATTCTAGACTCCCATCTCCCCAAAAGAATAACCTAGAGAATTGAAAAAATCCTAGACAGAGAGAAGAGCTAACTGATTCAGAGCAgcctccggacactgaagggaactcatctgcaaagaacctattctacctcatataaaccctaagattgttctgcaaaccccaagggtgcaattcaatttcattcgatctctccaatcaggtttgccctgtccccattattttacgccttcaatttgaaatctctaaatgtatgaggcattatgAGAAGAGTGGGAATCGTTAGGTTTTACGTGTGGGTTCAAATATGCATGAATGAATATAGgaatgccttgaatgtttgatcacttaatttctgagatggataccatagggtttgcGGTTGCTGAAATtggactgttatcaaggaagaacccaaaacccgcagaCATTCCCTAGCACATCGCTAGGTGagcatgtagcgaagcttcgctagcacctcgctaagtgaagcagtagcgagcgtgacagtaACTTTGTTGTTTGCCCTAATCTGTTTTAtgtttgttgtgacatgttttctcTTGATGCCATCTTGTtactctaacccgtttgttgagtttttgtgagggctcacatgactcctgaagagatagtttgcttggtattccactttatttgtgggataccacttggaggtttattccggttacctgtgctgacttgctttctttgatgatactagcttgagagatctctgggtttctcgTTCCCgtagttgctgttacttcggatctttatccgtgtggtacttttacctctttcccgcatttttaccgctttcttagctggaagacctccATAGGAagcaatgttttcttttgtttgtttacttttatgctaaagacctccgtgaagaggcaattgacggataaaagggattagtagtcaatcacccgttattcagtgtgtcattctctatgctcacactacgtgtcgatgcttcagaacaaaagcctaagatcttttgtctggtcagtcagtggagagggttccacctttctgaatccccactttttgtcatgagctcaccctgtccagggttaagagctatgaagtcttatcctcattacccttttgatctgctcaccctgacgttcagtgtcagtggttaagagcccatttgattacccttccatggcttgtttgtcgaggttgatatgacccctcttgactaaagccctacccatgtatgtttgagccccttgttggcatgtttaatttatgatacatgttttgtgtggtgtgatcgtctccccataggattgttaggcttcgtacagtctctcatttgcatgtcaattaaggtagcactgttccttcgtctagaacttcctttttgcatgagctttcctaaaacccaaacaaactcattgatttttcttctcctaagaacgcgttaactccttctactacaggcgagtaagcctccaaaggtcgagcatccggtaaactgcgtagtaacgtcgttcatctaaaaaaccCAAAATAAGCCGTAGGcagccgaactacggtttgctctgattctcattccagatgagatacgtaggcataagacgcgacgtcttagcgagcacacttatccttaacccataggtagccgagctacgaagactctgattctcatattcagatgagatacgtatgcagtggatgcgacatccgtgcgagtcatttccttttgaccccTCTTTCAGTAATTtgtacattagataaacccacaccctttagacaaaaacaacaaaagtggatcccatagagtactacggatgcgtaagggtgctaatacattcccttcgcataatcggcccccgaacccaagatttggttgcgagaccttgtcttttcctttccctttccaggtttacttcgagcgtttcctttccctcctttgggataaataacgcacggtggcgactcttctgtcatttccttttcgccggttgtttttcgcactatattttttaggttgcgacaatagggatttggaagaatcctgaataaccgtctaagtagcagaagtgagaatgcttagccaatcgttcaagcatttgatcaataaacggtaaaggaaaatgatcctttcgagtGGCTTTGTTTAAGCTTCTATAATCATtgcacattctacttccagtTACCACTTTTTATGCTATAGATTCTCCTTTTTCATTATTAGCAACTATGACccctcccttctttggtacgaCATGCACTAGGTTGACCCATTGACTATCGAACATTGGATAGATAATCCCTGCTTCTAACATCTTTTGCACTTCTTTCTTTACTACATCACTCAGAAtgggatttatccttctttgatgttctctagaggtcttactgtcttcctctagcataatgcgatgcatGCGAATGaaagggcttattccttttagatcttAGATATTGTAGTCTAAAGCAGTTGGGTATTTCCTTAAAACGTGTAGGAGTTTTTTGATTTCTATCTGCCCTAAGTCTCCATTAACTATTACAGGTCGCTCGAGTTCAATGTCTAGGAATTCATACCTTAAATTCTTGGGTAGCGTTTTAAGTTCTAATGTTGGTTTCTTCGGGCAAGGCATATGATTGGGTGTTAGTGCTAGACATTCACTTAGGTTGTCATCTTGGTATTCCTTACGCcaattttcatcttcaaaagtaAAAGGCCTTAGAATTTTCAGTATTTCAAAGTATGATGTTTGTCCATTCTCCATTTCTCTTACACATTCGTCGATGACATCTAGCAGACAACATGTATCGTCTATAGCTGGTGCCTTTAAGAATTGCGTCAAAATAAATTCGACTTTTTCCTCATCGACTTCAAAGGTTAGCTTGCCTTTCTTTACATCTATAATAGCTCCGACAGTGGCtaagaatggccttcctaatatGATAGGGATATTGGAATCCTCCTTtatgtccatgattatgaaatCAGTAGAAATATAGAATTGGCCTATGTGCACTGGAACGTTCTCTAGCATACCTACGGGAAATTTAACAGAACGATCTGCAAGTTGTATGGACATCCTAGTTGGTCTCAACTCTCCCATTTTAAGCATTTCacatatggacaagggcattaaGCTGATACTGGATCCTAAGTCGCATAGTGTTTTGTCTATGACAAACTTTCCAATTACATAGGGTATGGAGAAACTCCCTGGGTCTTTCAGCTTAGGAGGCATATTGTTTTGAATTATagcgctacactcagcagtaagtgtaacaGTTTCGTTATCCTCGATCTTCCACTTGTTAGATAAGATCTCCTTAAGAAACTTAGCGTAAGAGGGCATTTGAGTGATGACTTCTGTAAAGGGTATTGTGATATTCAATTGTTTCAGAAGCTCTACAAATTTCTTGAATTGCCCTACACTTTTGGGTTTaacaagtctttgaggatacaAGATAGGAGGTTTATacggtggtggaggcacataTGGTTCTTCTTTCTCTACGGCCTTTTCGCTTTTCTCTTCCTTTAGTTCATCTTCCTTCTCAGTTATCTTACCAGGGTCTTGGTGCATGCCTGTACTTTGAATTCTAGGATCAATTGGTCTGTCTAATTCTATCCCACTTTGCAGTATAATAGCATTTGCATGACCTTTCAGGTTTACTTGTGGTTGTCCAGGAAATGCACCTGCAGGGGCAACAGTAGttgcttgttgttgagccactgGCGAAATTTGtgtttctaacattttgttatgggtggcTAAAGTGTCTACTTTGTTTGCTAATTGCTTGATTTGCTCATtagtgtgtatgttttgatttaggaaatccttatttgtttgggcttgggtagctatgaagttttccatcattatttcaaGGTTTGACTTCCTAGGAGCATTTGGAGCATTTGTGGCAGCTTTATGATATCCTGGTGGTACAACAGATGCTTGGTTAGGTGCATACAATGCGTTGTTGTTTTTGTACGAAAAGTTAGGACggttcttccaacctgggttataggtgtttgagtaagggtttccttgagcataattcacttgGTCTGTGGATATTTCTGTCAAAAGTTGACATTCAGGGGCAGCATGCCCAAGAACTCCGCATATCTCGCAGTTTGGTGCTACGACAACCACGGTGGCTGCGGGTGTTATGATCAGGTTTTCTATCTTTTGAGTTAGAGCATTGACATGGTCTAGACTGCTTATTTCGTACATACCGCCTTTCGTTGGAGGTTTCTCACGAAGGTTCTTTCTCTTCCCCACTGGTAGTGATTATGGGCCATACTTTCGATAAGTTGATAGACCTCATTGTAGGGTTTATCCATCAGTGTGCCACCTGCAGTGGCGTCTATTGTCaatcttgtgttgtacaagagatCGTTGTAAAAGGTATGGATGATCAACCACTCTTCTAGACTGTGATATGGACAAAGCCTtatcatgtccttgtatctctcccaagcttcaaaaagtgattcgttgtctttttgtttaaacccgtttatttgggctcttagcatagccgtcttactaggtgggaaatatcgtgctaagaaaactttcttcaactcgttccatgtaGTGACAAAGTTGGACGGTAGAGACTGGGGCCAggctctagctctatctcttaatgagaaagggaaaagaTATAGTCTTATAGCTTCGGAGCTGACCCCATTTGCTTTCATTGTGTCTGCGTATTGCAAAAATACTGACAAATATAGGTTCGGGTCCTCCGTGGGACTACCagaaaattggttttgttgtACAGCTGACAACAACCTAGGTTTTAGCTCAAAATTATTTGCCTCGATGGAAGGGGCAGCGATGCTGTTATGAGGTTCATCCTGCGGAGGGATGGCATAGTACTTGAGATGACAGTTTTGTGGTCCTTCGGCCATCTTTGGTTGTATAACTGGTTCAGGGATATGGATATTAGGATCAGGAAGATTGCACTTGATACGGTGTTCTCGTATCAGGTCTTGTATCCGGCATTCTAATCTTAGATAACGCTATGGTTCGTTGAATGGTAGCTTTAATTTCTCATCTTGAGAGCGAGTACTTGACATACACTCGACTAATTAAAAAGGGAAATAGTTTtgtttgccttagtctatactgggcaatactggagttacgatatcgactaaattagtccccaacaacagcgccaaaaacttgatcgtgtGACTTAGTATGTATATAGGATTCGTGACTGCAAGTGTACAGTCGTATCGCATAGTTTTAAAGATTATCAAACCCAAAAGACTAATAATCGAACTTAccgttatctaatgttactacgtaaatctaaggcTGAGGATTTCTCTAGGAGTTGAGGGACGGAGAGAAATAACTACTAATGAAAACAAAAatttaataaatatatttaatggcgggatatcggtatgtaacgcatcaaacttcggggattcgatagatagttggtgtaatcttaaaCATCAAAATAGTCTTCAATAGAAATTAgttatttaaaagactttatctcacactctcgtgttTATTGACTCTGACtatactcttaaaccagaatgcttcgctctcgcggtctcatttgaattaaaagtaatttttggaaataaataaagtttaaTTAATCCTAAAGCTTTCTCGCTGTATTTAGaattaatgcctagtttcagctatccggttaaaacctcaaactct includes these proteins:
- the LOC127123872 gene encoding uncharacterized protein LOC127123872, whose amino-acid sequence is MLETQISPVAQQQATTVAPAGAFPGQPQVNLKGHANAIILQSGIELDRPIDPRIQSTGMHQDPGKITEKEDELKEEKSEKAVEKEEPYVPPPPYKPPILYPQRLVKPKSVGQFKKFVELLKQLNITIPFTEVITQMPSYAKFLKEILSNKWKIEDNETVTLTAECSAIIQNNMPPKLKDPGSFSIPYVIGKFVIDKTLCDLGSSISLMPLSICEMLKMGELRPTRMSIQLADRSVKFPVGMLENVPVHIGQFYISTDFIIMDIKEDSNIPIILGRPFLATVGAIIDVKKGKLTFEVDEEKVEFILTQFLKAPAIDDTCCLLDVIDECVREMENGQTSYFEILKILRPFTFEDENWRKEYQDDNLSECLALTPNHMPCPKKPTLELKTLPKNLRYEFLDIELERPVIVNGDLGQIEIKKLLHVLRKYPTALDYNI